Proteins from a single region of Anastrepha ludens isolate Willacy chromosome 5, idAnaLude1.1, whole genome shotgun sequence:
- the LOC128863986 gene encoding cytosolic 10-formyltetrahydrofolate dehydrogenase, producing the protein MAPLRIAIIGQSNFAADVLELLLEKQYNVVGVFTIPDKGSREDILATTAARHNIPVFKFSSWRKKGVALPDVLQQYKSVKATLNVLPFCSQFIPMEVIDGADLGSICYHPSILPRHRGASAIQWTLIEGDEDAGFTIFWADDGLDTGPILLQKQTPVEPTDTLDTIYKRFLYPEGVKSMGAAVDLVAAGTAPKITQTDIGATYDPAMFKEENQFIDLNQPARNIFNFVRGMDSQPGAIAVVLKTDGSEEKIRLFGAHIYSAGPVKQLGSLKLKGVKSPAYIHQDGLLIQGTDGNFVNVRRLKKGSKMINAADWFKQSDQPQITEFSEDELLKKEILRGIWSSILKATIEADTDFFAAGAGSMDVVRLVEECKDAFDVPLENEHVFMAPVFEEFFVEIVKNMRQGTSASSVEVPFEGFIMRANKREIPVPTQLFINGEFVNSEGKKTLDIENPTNAQLICKVACASRSDVDKAVQAAHNAFYGSWKQVSPRQRGQLMMKLADLMEQYKEDLATIESVDSGAVYTLALKTHIGMSIDAWRYFAGWCDKIQGSTIPVNPARPNNVLTFTKREPIGVTGLVTPWNYPLMMLSWKMAACIAAGNTCLIKPAQTCPLTALKFAELTVKAGFPPGVINVVPGQGSGAGQAVADHPLIRKLGFTGSTPIGKVIMKSCAESNLKKCSLELGGKSPLVIFADCDLDKAVKHGMSSVFFNKGENCIAAGRLFVEDRIHDEFVRRVVKDIRTMTIGDPLNRSTAHGPQNHKAHFDKLNEFCKRGVKEGATLVYGGKPVPNTKGYFFEPTVFTNVEDEMYIAQEESFGPIMIISKFNGSDVDSVMKRANRSEYGLASGVFTKDISKALAFADRVEAGTVFVNVYNKTDVAAPFGGFKQSGFGKDLGQEALNEYLKTKCVTIEY; encoded by the exons CCCCTACGTATCGCCATTATTGGCCAGAGTAACTTTGCTGCTGATGTATTGGAATTGTTATTGGAAAAACAGTACAATGTTGTTGGTGTTTTCACCATACCGGACAAGGGTAGTCGCGAGGATATCTTAGCTACTACTGCCGCCCGACATAATATACCCGTTTTCAAATTCTCTTCGTGGCGCAAGAAGGGCGTCGCCCTGCCCGACGTGCTCCAGCAATACAAATCCGTCAAAGCTACGCTCAATGTTTTGCCATTTTGTTCGCAATTCATTCCAATGGAAGTAATCGATGGCGCAGACTTGGGCAGCATTTGTTATCATCCCTCAATTTTGCCTCGTCACCGTGGCGCCAGTGCTATACAATGGACGCTGATCGAGGGTGATGAGGATGCCGGCTTCACTATCTTTTGGGCAGATGATGGTCTCGATACGGGCCCGATTTTGTTACAAAAGCAGACACCGGTCGAACCTACCGATACGCTAGACACCATCTACAAGCGGTTTCTTTATCCCGAGGGCGTTAAGTCAATGGGTGCTGCTGTCGATTTAGTCGCCGCTGGTACGGCGCCAAAAATCACACAAACCGACATAGGCGCCACGTATGATCCAGCTATGTTTAAGGAGGAGAATCAATTTATCGATTTGAATCAGCCTGCACGTAATATCTTCAACTTTGTGCGCGGTATGGATTCACAACCCGGCGCTATAGCGGTAGTGTTGAAAACGGACGGCAGTGAGGAGAAGATTCGCCTGTTCGGCGCACACATCTACTCTGCTGGGCCGGTGAAACAATTGGGTTCGCTAAAACTGAAAGGCGTGAAGTCGCCGGCCTATATACACCAAGATGGCTTGCTCATTCAAGGTACGGATGGTAACTTTGTCAATGTGCGCCGCTTGAAGAAGGGCTCCAAGATGATCAACGCCGCTGACTGGTTTAAGCAGAGCGATCAGCCACAGATCACCGAATTTAGCGAGGATGAGTTGttgaagaaagaaatattgcgTGGTATTTGGAGCTCTATTCTCAAGGCGACTATTGAGGCGGATACTGACTTTTTTGCGGCAGGGGCCGGCTCCATGGACGTAGTGCGTTTAGTGGAGGAGTGCAAGGATGCTTTTGATGTGCCATTGGAGAATGAACATGTCTTTATGGCGCCGGTGTTCGAAGAGTTTTTCGTAGAGATCGTTAAGAATATGCGTCAAGGTACCTCCGCTTCGTCTGTAGAGGTTCCCTTCGAAGGCTTCATTATGCGCGCCAACAAACGAGAAATACCCGTGCCAACACAACTCTTTATAAACGGTGAATTTGTCAATTCTGAGGGCAAAAAAACATTGGACATTGAGAACCCCACTAATGCCCAGCTAATCTGCAAAGTCGCATGCGCATCGCGTAGTGATGTCGACAAGGCTGTGCAGGCAGCTCACAATGCTTTCTATGGTTCGTGGAAACAAGTGTCACCGCGTCAGCGTGGCCAGCTCATGATGAAGCTCGCTGATCTGATGGAGCAGTACAAAGAGGATTTGGCCACAATTGAGTCGGTGGACTCGGGCGCTGTTTATACGCTGGCACTAAAAACGCACATTGGCATGTCGATCGATGCATGGCGTTACTTTGCTGGCTGGTGTGATAAGATACAAGGTAGCACCATACCAGTAAACCCAGCTAGACCCAATAATGTGTTGACATTCACGAAGCGTGAGCCAATTGG cgTCACCGGTCTTGTAACTCCCTGGAACTACCCGCTTATGATGTTATCGTGGAAAATGGCTGCTTGCATTGCTGCCGGCAATACGTGCCTCATCAAACCGGCGCAAACGTGCCCACTTACGGCGCTCAAGTTTGCAGAGCTCACTGTGAAAGCTGGCTTCCCACCAGGCGTCATTAACGTTGTGCCTGGCCAAGGTTCGGGTGCAGGGCAAGCAGTTGCAGATCATCCTTTGATACGAAAACTGGGCTTCACTGGTTCCACACCCATCGGCAAGGTGATCATGAAGTCTTGTGCTGAGTCCAATCTGAAAAAGTGTTCGCTGGAATTGGGTGGCAAGAGTCCGTTGGTTATATTTGCCGATTGTGATCTGGATAAGGCCGTCAAACAT GGTATGTCTTCGGTGTTCTTCAATAAGGGTGAGAACTGCATTGCTGCCGGTCGTCTGTTCGTTGAGGATCGCATACACGATGAATTTGTGCGTCGCGTTGTTAAGGATATCCGCACTATGACTATTGGTGACCCTCTGAATCGTTCCACAGCACATGGCCCGCAAAATCATAAGGCGCATTTCGATAAACTCAACGAGTTTTGCAAACGTGGCGTCAAAGAGGGAGCCACCTTAGTCTATGGTGGCAAACCTGTACCTAATACTAAGGGTTACTTCTTCGAACCAACTGTTTTCACCAATGTCGAGGATGAAATGTACATTGCACAAGAAGAGTCCTTCGGTCCCATTATGATTATTTCCAAGTTTAATGGCAGTGATGTGGATTCAGTGATGAAGCGCGCGAATCGTAGCGAATACGGTCTGGCTAGTGGCGTCTTTACCAAAGATATTAGCAAGGCTTTGGCTTTTGCCGATCGCGTGGAGGCGGGTACGGTATTCGTGAATGTTTACAATAAGACTGATGTGGCTGCACCATTTGGTGGCTTTAAGCAAAGTGGTTTTGGCAAGGATCTGGGACAGGAGGCGCTCAATGAGTATTTGAAAACCAAGTGTGTGACTATTGAATATTAG